In a genomic window of Rhododendron vialii isolate Sample 1 chromosome 12a, ASM3025357v1:
- the LOC131311969 gene encoding S-adenosylmethionine carrier 1, chloroplastic/mitochondrial isoform X1 yields MAVPSSESTGTKASAPHLVKANHNQFFVWREFLWGGIAGAFGEGMMHPIDTVKTRLQSQAILSGYQNQKSILQMVRTVWATDGLRGFYRGIAPGVTGSLATGATYFGVIESTKKWTEEKHPGLGGHWAHFIAGAIGDTLGSVVYVPCEVMKQRMQIQGTRKYWSSVVMKQNAGMKPGMEMYGYYSGMFQAGSSIWKEQGLKGLYAGYWSTLARDVPFAGLMVTFYEALKDLTEYGKKKWMPGSSNQVNSSLEGLLLGGLAGGFSAYLTTPLDVVKTRLQIQGPTLRYSGWLDAVHGIWKTEGIAGMFRGSIPRIMWYIPASALTFMAVEFLRDHFNEELSNGEVQELASLSIDKKRSSLQEVSS; encoded by the exons ATGGCGGTTCCCAGCTCAGAGTCCACGGGAACGAAAGCTTCAGCACCTCATTTGGTCAAGGCAAATCACAACCAGTTCTTCG TATGGAGAGAATTCCTTTGGGGAGGTATTGCCGGTGCTTTTGGGGAAGGGATGATGCACCCGATTGATACAGTAAAGACCCGACTGCAAAGTCAAGCTATCCTTAGCGGATATCAG AATCAGAAAAGCATACTACAGATGGTTCGCACAGTCTGGGCCACTGATGGGCTAAGAG GTTTTTATAGAGGAATAGCTCCTGGAGTTACTGGATCTCTTGCAACTGGAGCAACATATTTTGGTGTCATAGAGTCCACGAAGAAGTGGACAGAAGAAAAACACCCTGGCCTTGGGGGCCACTGGGCTCATTTCATAGCCGGAGCCATTG GAGATACTCTTGGCTCTGTTGTGTATGTTCCATGTGAAGTGATGAAGCAACGCATGCAGATTCAAGGCACTAGAAAATATTGGAGTTCAGTTGTCATGAAACAGAATGCTGGTATGAAACCAGGCATGGAAATGTACGGCTATTACTCGGGAATGTTTCAGGCCGGCTCTTCAATTTGGAAGGAACAGGGGCTAAAAGGATTATATGCGGG ATACTGGTCTACACTTGCAAGGGATGTGCCATTCGCAGGTCTAATG GTCACCTTTTATGAGGCCCTAAAAGATTTGACTGAGTATGGGAAGAAAAAGTGGATGCCCGGTTCGAGTAACCAGGTTAATAGTTCTCTTGAGGGACTCTTGTTGGGAGGACTAGCTGGTG GTTTTAGTGCATACCTCACCACTCCCTTGGATGTGGTCAAGACAAGACTACAAATACAGGGTCCGACTTTAAG GTATAGTGGCTGGCTGGATGCAGTTCATGGTATCTGGAAGACTGAAGGCATAGCAGGAATGTTCAGGGGTAGCATTCCCAGAATTATGTGGTATATACCTGCATCTGCTCTTACCTTTATGGCTGTTGAATTCCTCAGAGACCATTTTAACGAAGAATTGAGCAACGGTGAAGTGCAAGAACTCGCAAGCTTATCAATCGACAAAAAGAGATCTTCCTTACAAGAGGTGTCTTCGTAG
- the LOC131311968 gene encoding U4/U6 small nuclear ribonucleoprotein Prp31 homolog, whose amino-acid sequence MMLWPRSSDEGDDEWAYLISVGDCLDLGPDNLLTAGNYADDLDSLPILQTTQRYVDTMHDLDALLNKDRDLDHHRPEYQVIVDCNALSLDIDDEILTIHNFIRDNYRYKFPELESLVLHPIDYARLVKKIGNETDLTLVDLEGLVPSAMIMVISITASTTGGKPLSEEVLRKTIDACDRALALDSSKKKVLDFLESGMGFVAPNLSAVVGSAVAAKLMVAAGGLSGLAFMPSCNVLLLGAKKTDLAGFSTATSLFRVGYIEQAEIFQSTPPPSRKRACKLLAGKSTLAARLDSLGGDPTGETGRGYHDEIRKTIEKWQELQPAKRAKPLPVPDYKLAKKKRGGRRLRKMKQRYAMTDERKKANRMKFGVPEE is encoded by the coding sequence ATGATGCTGTGGCCGCGATCAAGCGATGAAGGCGACGACGAGTGGGCTTATCTGATTTCCGTCGGCGACTGCTTGGACCTGGGGCCGGACAATCTACTTACTGCCGGTAATTACGCCGACGATTTAGACTCCCTCCCTATACTGCAGACAACCCAGCGGTACGTCGACACCATGCATGATTTAGATGCTCTTCTTAACAAGGACCGTGACTTAGACCACCACCGCCCCGAGTACCAGGTCATAGTCGACTGCAACGCGTTGTCACTTGACATCGACGACGAGATTCTCACCATCCACAACTTCATCCGAGACAACTACAGGTACAAATTCCCTGAGCTTGAATCGCTCGTTCTTCATCCCATCGATTACGCCCGACTGGTTAAAAAGATCGGCAACGAAACGGACCTGACCCTTGTCGACCTGGAAGGCCTTGTACCCTCTGCCATGATTATGGTAATTTCGATTACGGCTTCAACCACCGGCGGCAAACCACTCTCGGAGGAAGTCCTCCGGAAGACAATCGACGCGTGCGATCGCGCTCTCGCTCTCGACTCGTCGAAGAAGAAGGTGCTCGATTTTCTGGAGAGCGGAATGGGATTTGTAGCGCCGAATCTTTCTGCTGTTGTAGGGAGCGCAGTCGCGGCCAAGCTTATGGTGGCTGCTGGTGGTCTATCGGGGTTGGCTTTTATGCCTTCTTGCAATGTTCTGCTCCTCGGTGCTAAGAAAACGGACTTAGCAGGTTTTTCTACCGCGACGTCCCTGTTTCGCGTGGGCTATATTGAACAAGCGGAGATTTTCCAGAGTACACCCCCTCCTTCGAGGAAGCGTGCCTGCAAGCTACTGGCTGGAAAATCAACACTGGCTGCACGCTTAGACTCTCTTGGAGGAGATCCAACTGGGGAGACAGGGAGAGGCTATCATGATGAGATTCGCAAAACTATTGAAAAGTGGCAAGAGCTGCAGCCAGCCAAGCGTGCTAAACCGCTGCCGGTTCCTGATTATAAGCTGGccaagaagaagagaggaggcCGCCGGTTGAGGAAGATGAAGCAAAGGTATGCGATGACGGACGAGAGGAAGAAGGCAAATAGGATGAAGTTTGGAGTTCCTGAAGAGTGA
- the LOC131309617 gene encoding uncharacterized protein LOC131309617: MIERDLVATLYLTVEIEDKPCDICGDIGVLEAIVTCSQCNINHEHIYCRQPFSEDVPDVWLCQPCGIGSMSSSSSLTEDLLRTLTPNPSDVVDHESTCSAGSSKLPNYEEIVKTEKVEHSTPVEEGEPYDISGDTGTPEAIMACCRCKIAREHMKPFWEDDPDSWLCEACEMGSSVSPKAPNMLMSDPLGMMQKENTNPSSRGKLLKWEKIGKTGKVKYIPAQEAIMLSSGAKNFESPSKSNMNSKSGPSKISVRISERTPIKPMAMSPKSSFSVKANPSFRLPEFPPTGNGNSLTNQVGQQEVTQTSKEPKEKKAAQAPRKEHFPMEQPADAVSSAVETQNVSAKEDNVVNKASSDSPQAILFPPIVSSGKTCEINLTDLHHDSTHPVLNIYLVGSNNGCSNVEPRKFNAENGDQMNILPKDDKCVQGPALDSSWKGSFKILDTVNCKELNEGFFAHPPLKVRRKVYEFSKAMPQVLLFTLIPRSNVWTNIFLDYCPGEDDIGLYFFSSNSQRSAPYICLLEFIEKQDLVMRSYVDGVELLVFTSKLLQTNSQRWNEEYYFWGIFRGVKKHEAVCKHDKEITFPIQSSDCAIDMEIDMLAGKDVGRLDIAIPGRSSKRSCNSYRDEKATAISLHPEIPCVSRNFSFATQKPLLEVNNELFDEIPPGFEEIHQLNVQNKALTKMGRDEKSLMLDGEARNPEKESRRFKSLSEVLRAGSLQPNSRSVCY, from the exons TACCCTTTACCTGACAGTTGAGATTGAG GACAAACCTTGTGACATATGTGGCGATATTGGTGTCCTGGAGGCAATAGTTACGTGCTCTCAATGCAACATAAATCATGAGCACAT TTACTGCAGGCAACCATTTAGCGAGGATGTCCCAGATGTTTGGCTTTGTCAACCATGTGGCATTGGAAGTATGAGTTCATCAAGTTCTTTGACGGAAGACTTGCTGAGGACATTAACTCCAAACCCCTCAGATGTTGTGGACCATGAAAGTACTTGTTCAGCAGGTTCTAGCAAGCTTCCCAATTATGAAGAGATTGTTAAAACTGAGAAAGTGGAACACAGTACTCCTGTTGAAGAA GGTGAACCTTATGACATATCTGGCGATACTGGTACTCCTGAAGCAATTATGGCTTGCTGTCGATGCAAAATAGCTCGTGAGCATAT GAAACCCTTTTGGGAGGATGACCCAGACTCTTGGCTTTGTGAAGCATGTGAAATGGGAAGTTCGGTTTCACCAAAAGCCCCCAATATGTTAATGTCGGACCCTTTAGGTATGATGCAGAAGGAAAATACTAATCCATCCAGTCGTGGCAAGCTTCTCAAATGGGAAAAGATTGGTAAAACTGGGAAAGTGAAGTACATTCCTGCTCAAGAAGCAATCATGCTATCTTCAGGAGCCAAGAATTTCGAATCCCCTTCAAAGAGTAATATGAACTCAAAGTCTGGGCCATCGAAAATTTCTGTTCGTATTTCTGAAAGAACTCCCATAAAGCCCATGGCTATGTCCCCTAAGTCATCATTTTCCGTCAAAGCAAACCCTAGTTTTAGGCTACCCGAATTTCCGCCTACTGGAAATGGCAACAGCCTCACCAATCAAGTTGGTCAACAAGAAGTAACTCAAACATCAAAAGAACCTAAAG AAAAGAAAGCTGCTCAAGCTCCCAGGAAGGAACATTTTCCCATGGAACAACCTGCAGATGCCGTTAGCTCTGCTGTAGAAACCCAAAATGTTAGTGCAAAGGAAGATAATGTGGTGAATAAAGCATCATCGGATTCCCCACAAGCGATTCTTTTTCCACCAATAGTCAGTTCAGGCAAGACCTGTGAAATCAACTTGACCGACCTACATCATGACTCTACACATCCAG TATTGAACATCTATCTCGTAGGCAGTAATAATGGTTGTAGTAATGTGGAGCCAAGAAAATTCAATGCTGAGAATGGTGACCAGATGAATATTCTGCCTAAAGATGACAAATGTGTTCAAGGTCCTGCTCTAGATTCTTCTTGGAA GGGAAGCTTCAAAATTCTTGATACCGTTAACTGTAAAGAACTCAATGAAGGGTTTTTTGCTCATCCTCCTTTGAAAGTCCGTCGCAAAGTCTATGAGTTCTCAAAAGCAATGCCTCAAGTCCTTCTGTTCACATTGATTCCGCGTTCTAATGTTTGGACCAATATATTTCTGGACTACTGTCCTGGTGAGGATGATATAGGGCTGTACTTCTTCTCCAGCAATAGTCAGAG ATCTGCACCGTATATCTGCCTCCTGGAGTTCATAGAGAAACAAGACTTAGTGATGAGAAGTTACGTGGATGGTGTAGAGTTGTTGGTGTTTACATCCAAACTTCTGCAAACTAATTCTCAAA GATGGAATGAGGAATACTACTTCTGGGGAATCTTCCGTGGTGTCAAAAAGCATGAAGCTGTTTGCAAGCATGACAAGGAAATCACATTTCCCATTCAGTCGTCAGACTGTGCTATTGACATGGAGATTGACATGCTTGCTGGAAAAGACGTGGGAAGATTGGACATAGCAATTCCAGGAAGATCATCCAAGAGGAGCTGCAATAGCTATAGGGATGAAAAAGCCACTGCAATATCCTTGCATCCAGAGATTCCTTGTGTTTCAAGAAATTTCAGTTTTGCTACACAAAAGCCCTTGCTAGAGGTTAACAATGAGCTTTTCGACGAGATTCCTCCTGGTTTTGAGGAGATTCATCAGCTGAATGTCCAGAATAAGGCACTTACGAAGATGGGTAGAGATGAAAAATCCCTTATGCTTGATGGGGAAGCTAGAAACCCAGAAAAGGAGAGCAGAAGATTTAAGAGTTTGTCCGAAGTCCTTAGGGCTGGGAGCTTGCAACCTAACTCTCGCTCTGTTTGCTACTAA
- the LOC131311969 gene encoding uncharacterized protein LOC131311969 isoform X2 — protein MLLTWLKYCQNQKSILQMVRTVWATDGLRGFYRGIAPGVTGSLATGATYFGVIESTKKWTEEKHPGLGGHWAHFIAGAIGDTLGSVVYVPCEVMKQRMQIQGTRKYWSSVVMKQNAGMKPGMEMYGYYSGMFQAGSSIWKEQGLKGLYAGYWSTLARDVPFAGLMVTFYEALKDLTEYGKKKWMPGSSNQVNSSLEGLLLGGLAGGFSAYLTTPLDVVKTRLQIQGPTLRYSGWLDAVHGIWKTEGIAGMFRGSIPRIMWYIPASALTFMAVEFLRDHFNEELSNGEVQELASLSIDKKRSSLQEVSS, from the exons ATGTTGTTAACATGGCTTAAATACTGTCAGAATCAGAAAAGCATACTACAGATGGTTCGCACAGTCTGGGCCACTGATGGGCTAAGAG GTTTTTATAGAGGAATAGCTCCTGGAGTTACTGGATCTCTTGCAACTGGAGCAACATATTTTGGTGTCATAGAGTCCACGAAGAAGTGGACAGAAGAAAAACACCCTGGCCTTGGGGGCCACTGGGCTCATTTCATAGCCGGAGCCATTG GAGATACTCTTGGCTCTGTTGTGTATGTTCCATGTGAAGTGATGAAGCAACGCATGCAGATTCAAGGCACTAGAAAATATTGGAGTTCAGTTGTCATGAAACAGAATGCTGGTATGAAACCAGGCATGGAAATGTACGGCTATTACTCGGGAATGTTTCAGGCCGGCTCTTCAATTTGGAAGGAACAGGGGCTAAAAGGATTATATGCGGG ATACTGGTCTACACTTGCAAGGGATGTGCCATTCGCAGGTCTAATG GTCACCTTTTATGAGGCCCTAAAAGATTTGACTGAGTATGGGAAGAAAAAGTGGATGCCCGGTTCGAGTAACCAGGTTAATAGTTCTCTTGAGGGACTCTTGTTGGGAGGACTAGCTGGTG GTTTTAGTGCATACCTCACCACTCCCTTGGATGTGGTCAAGACAAGACTACAAATACAGGGTCCGACTTTAAG GTATAGTGGCTGGCTGGATGCAGTTCATGGTATCTGGAAGACTGAAGGCATAGCAGGAATGTTCAGGGGTAGCATTCCCAGAATTATGTGGTATATACCTGCATCTGCTCTTACCTTTATGGCTGTTGAATTCCTCAGAGACCATTTTAACGAAGAATTGAGCAACGGTGAAGTGCAAGAACTCGCAAGCTTATCAATCGACAAAAAGAGATCTTCCTTACAAGAGGTGTCTTCGTAG
- the LOC131311967 gene encoding rhamnogalacturonan I rhamnosyltransferase 1-like, producing MGMKNAGESRPEKAKGLIVSRPRVKLWMIRATSSVLLWTCLVQLTALGETWGPRLLKGWPSCSSQDMVRSAPARVLLPPKRVYANNGYLMVSCNGGLNQMRAAICDMVAIARYLNFTLIVPELDKSSFWADPSEFQDIFDVDHFITSLRDEIRILKELPPRLKRRVELGKIHTMAPISWSDISYYHNKILPLVKRYKIVHLNRTDARLANNDLPLEIQKLRCRVNFSSLRFMPQIEELGRRVIRLLRQNGPFLVLHLRYEMDMLAFSGCTQGCNNEEVDELTRMRYAYPWWKEKIINSDLKRKDGLCPLTPEETALTLKALDIDRNIQIYIAAGEIYGGQRRMASLAAAYPKLVRKETLLEPLDLRFFQNHSSQMAALDYLVSLESDIFVPTYDGNMAKVVEGHRRYLGFKKTILLDRKLLVDLIDQYNGGSLSWDEFSSAVKEVHSNRMGSPTKRLVIPDRPKEEDYFYANPEECFQSSTELLKNT from the exons atgGGGATGAAGAATGCGGGAGAGAGCAGACCGGAGAAGGCGAAGGGTTTGATAGTTTCGCGGCCTCGGGTGAAGCTGTGGATGATTAGGGCGACGTCGTCGGTGTTGTTGTGGACTTGTTTGGTGCAGTTGACGGCATTGGGGGAGACTTGGGGACCTAGGTTGTTAAAAGGTTGGCCTTCTTGTTCCTCTCAGGATATGGTGCGTTCAGCTCCGGCGAGAGTGCTGCTTCCACCAAAGA GAGTCTATGCAAACAATGGTTACCTGATGGTCTCATGCAATGGAGGGCTCAATCAAATGAGGGCAGCG ATATGTGACATGGTCGCGATTGCAAGATATTTAAATTTCACTCTGATTGTTCCTGAGCTGGATAAATCATCTTTTTGGGCTGATCCCAG TGAATTTCAAGACATATTTGATGTCGATCATTTCATTACATCCTTGAGAGATGAGATTCGGATATTGAAAGAGCTGCCTCCCAGGCTCAAGAGGAGAGTTGAGCTGGGAAAGATCCATACCATGGCACCCATTAGTTGGTCTGACATTTCTTACTATCATAATAAG ATTCTTCCTTTGGTAAAGAGGTACAAAATTGTGCATTTGAACAGAACTGATGCTCGGCTTGCCAATAACGACCTACCCCTGGAGATTCAGAAGCTGCGCTGTCGGGTGAATTTTAGTTCTCTCAGATTCATGCCCCAGATAGAGGAGTTGGGAAGAAGGGTTATCCGGCTTCTTAGGCAAAATGGTCCTTTCCTAGTACTTCATCTCCGATACGAAATGGACATGTTAGCGTTTTCTGGGTGTACTCAGGGTTGCAACAACGAGGAGGTAGATGAGTTGACAAGAATGAG ATATGCTTACCCATGGTGGAAGGAGAAAATTATAAACTCTGACTTGAAGAGGAAAGATGGTTTATGCCCTTTGACCCCTGAGGAAACTGCACTTACTCTAAAGGCACTAGATATTGATCGTAATATCCAGATATACATTGCAGCTGGAGAAATCTATGGTGGACAAAGGAGAATGGCTAGTCTTGCTGCGGCTTATCCAAAATTG GTGAGGAAGGAGACGCTGTTAGAGCCATTAGACCTTAGGTTTTTCCAGAATCACTCATCCCAAATGGCAGCTTTGGATTATCTTGTTTCCCTGGAGAGTGATATTTTTGTTCCTACTTATGACGGGAACATGGCCAAAGTTGTCGAAGGGCACCGCAG ATACCTTGGGTTTAAGAAGACAATTCTACTGGACAGAAAGCTTCTGGTTGATCTGATAGACCAATATAATGGTGGATCACTAAGTTGGGATGAATTTTCATCGGCTGTTAAGGAAGTTCATTCAAATCGCATGGGAAGCCCTACAAAAAGGTTGGTGATTCCCGACAGACCTAAAGAGGAGGATTACTTCTATGCCAACCCTGAGGAGTGTTTTCAATCATCCACTGAACTACTCAAGAATACATGA